A window of Drosophila subobscura isolate 14011-0131.10 chromosome E, UCBerk_Dsub_1.0, whole genome shotgun sequence contains these coding sequences:
- the LOC117890405 gene encoding serine/threonine-protein phosphatase Pgam5, mitochondrial gives MHNLRFRSLITFTSLWLIGRQRSSCVEDGTAIGDTKSQAWNNDWDQGNPMAAQVSEGQKSKASRHIIMVRHGHYKKSKTSGDQLTDLGRQQAKWTGKRLREWNISWDQVVVSTMTRAQQTSEIILKELNFDPRSVIHTDELREGAPYLADPPSRARRQKLEESIRRDGPRIEAAFRRYFYRAPPDQERESFLLIVCHSNVIRYVILRALQLPPEAWTRLSLNHGSITWLTVHPTGYVSLRFMGDSGFMPVQQLSSRCRRDSGLKPAKVIQNRS, from the coding sequence ATGCACAATCTCCGCTTTCGTTCGCTGATCACCTTCACGAGCCTCTGGCTAATCGGTCGCCAGCGCTCGAGCTGCGTGGAGGATGGAACTGCGATTGGGGACACCAAGAGCCAGGCCTGGAACAATGACTGGGACCAAGGCAATCCCATGGCAGCCCAAGTAAGCGAGGGACAGAAATCAAAGGCCTCGCGACACATCATCATGGTGAGGCACGGACACTACAAAAAGTCGAAGACAAGCGGCGATCAGCTCACAGACCTCGGGCGACAGCAGGCCAAGTGGACGGGCAAGCGGCTGCGGGAATGGAACATCAGCTGGGACCAGGTGGTGGTCTCCACCATGACACGGGCCCAACAGACATCGGAGATTATCCTTAAAGAGCTGAACTTTGATCCCCGCAGCGTAATCCACACGGATGAGCTGCGAGAGGGAGCGCCGTATCTCGCGGATCCCCCATCGAGAGCGCGCAGACAGAAGCTGGAGGAATCCATTCGCCGGGATGGACCACGCATTGAGGCTGCCTTCAGGCGCTACTTCTACCGTGCCCCGCCCGACCAGGAGCGTGAATCGTTCCTCCTGATCGTCTGCCACTCGAATGTCATTCGGTATGTGATCCTGCGtgccctgcagctgccacCTGAAGCCTGGACACGGCTCAGTCTCAATCACGGCTCCATTACCTGGCTGACTGTCCACCCAACGGGCTACGTTTCGCTGCGCTTTATGGGCGATTCGGGCTTCATGCCCGTCCAGCAGCTCAGCAGTCGCTGCCGCAGGGACTCGGGCTTAAAGCCTGCAAAGGTGATCCAGAATCGCAGCTGA
- the LOC117889759 gene encoding ovochymase-1 gives MLIIPFILGLSLWSSDSEAKRGVFADLHDKTFEMLIAGGHIPDSGALVRHIVSIRTLNYIEFRGDNHFCSGVLVSSRAVLTAAHCVTDWFKAAMNPRSLLIVFGNTQRLGFYEIEECRRVDRLVLHPDYKRYKENDLAVLQLSKRIPSNMINVRPMLMRHRSRVTVGMRCLTMGWGQVYPHGPYSNLIIYLDVVIRNHSFCEGKVPSYNRRGHLCAEPDAYGAFCPGDMGGPLICSDWLAGIIGGSNLCEGGKALKFTNYSYHEKWIQGTVLALTGEANDRLSAAATLLLFSLLISSS, from the exons ATGCTAATTATTCCCTTCATTTTGGGGCTATCCCTGTGGAGCTCTGACTCGGAGGCCAAGCGGGGAGTCTTTGCCGATCTGCATGACAAAACATTTGAGATGCTGATCGCCGGCGGCCACATACCGGACAGTGGGGCTCTGGTCAGGCACATTGTCTCCATACGAACCCTCAACTATATTGAATTCCGTGGTGACAATCACTTTTGCAGCGGCGTTTTGGTCAGCAGTCGGGCGGTGCTGACTGCCGCCCACTGCGTCACTGA ctggTTCAAGGCGGCCATGAACCCGCGCTCACTGCTCATCGTCTTTGGCAACACGCAGCGGCTGGGCTTCTACGAGATTGAGGAATGCCGACGCGTGGACCGTCTGGTGCTGCATCCCGACTACAAACGCTACAAGGAGAACGATCTGGCGGTGCTCCAACTGAGCAAGCGCATACCCAGCAACATGATCAATGTGCGGCCCATGCTGATGCGGCACCGCTCCCGTGTCACCGTGGGCATGCGCTGCCTCACCATGGGCTGGGGACAGGTGTATCCG CACGGCCCCTACTCAAATCTAATCATCTATCTGGATGTGGTGATCCGTAACCACAGTTTCTGCGAGGGCAAGGTGCCATCGTACAACAGACGCGGACATCTGTGCGCTGAGCCCGATGCCTATGGCGCATTCTGTCCCGGCGACATGGGTGGGCCGCTGATATGCagcgactggctggctggcatcatTGGTGGCTCGAATCTCTGCGAGGGCGGCAAGGCCTTGAAGTTTACAAATTACTCGTACCACGAAAAGTGGATCCAAGGCACGGTGCTCGCTCTCACAGGAGAGGCAAACGATCGATTATCTGCGgctgccacgctgctgctATTCTCCCTCTTGATCAGCAGCTCataa